From the Carassius carassius chromosome 34, fCarCar2.1, whole genome shotgun sequence genome, the window GAGTAAGAGCTTAATGCTGCAGCACATGGCACTTCAGTATCAGAAATAATCAGCTCTAGGTGCACCCTGTTTATGTTGCATTGGCAGATTTCCTAAGACTACGAAAAAATTCTATAATAAAAatggcattttattattatttttattatactttttttaatttttataataataaagtgaTTTATCTCTTGTATCTATGAAAGTTGTTAGCCTGTATTTAAAAACCCTTAATATTTACTATAATATTCTCTTTAACATGGCACCCACAGGTATCTACGTGTTTGTCCGGCCTGTCGAAACCAATGGCAATACCAACCCAGAGCCTTCGAATCTGTGACTTCCTTCTTCCAGTCTCTTGTACCGGTTTCAGAGCCACAGTTTGCCATGTTTGGCCCCGGGCTTGAGCAGTTAGAGATTTCCCTCATGAATACAATCATGTATTCTCCTCATGTACTGCCTTTAGCAGGACTACCTCATCGGCAGATTGATGGTGGTGTGCCATTATTGTTTATTCAAGTCAGTTATTAAACTGAATACATGGATGTGGTGCTATGGTTGCTTTTTCTGTACTTGACCATGTTGGGATTTTTTCAGGCATTGGATCTGGAATCAGTTTTAAGTACAAAGATCAGCACAGATTCAATATTGTAACTTTATATTCAACAAACAGGTGAGGAAGAGGATATAATATCGTTATTTAGAAGTGTTGTACACGTaatactgtttaaatgtttggcgTTGGACTTTTTGgtatattaatgtttttgaaagaagtgtcttatatGGAAGCCGTATACCACATACCTCATGTTCAATGGGATCTGATCTGTATATGTCACATAACACAGTTTGAATGAACTGTATGAATGAGAGTCTGTGTCTCTGGGTTTAGGAcggagcgagagagagcgcgtcTGGAGCATGTCAATCTGCGCAATAAAATCTTTGTCTATGAAGAGGATAGTGAGTCTAACATACCCTTAAGCATCATCCCCATGTTTAATCAAGTTTGTCAAGCTGTGAATGGATTCATCTTTGTGGCTAATGCTGAGACAGAAAGAGGTATGGTTGTCCTTTTTGGATTTAATTGCTTATGCCTTTATGCCTGAAATCAGTTTTGTACACTAATATAAATTGTGCCTAAGTATGAATTTCTTTAGTTTGCTGTAACATTGTAAGCAGATCCACATAGTGATTTTGCAGTTTatactgtctgtctctcttttatATATTGGAGGAACAGACAGAGGGTGGGAGGAGGAATGTGCCCAGATCAGGGTTATGTTAGACCCTGCGGTGGGTGCTGTGTCCCGCCCGATCCTGGTGCTCTCCTGTGTGTctagagagaccacagacagacgcaGGATATCTTGTGTGACCATTGCCCATCAGCTTCAGCTCAGCTCCCTGCCCAACCCTTGGATGGTAAGACATCAAATAGCATCTGCAAACATAATCAAAGTATTTCTGACTGTACAGTGTAGAAGAAATTAATAGTGAAAATGCAGTAAGTCTTTAGTATTTGTTTTGACATACTATAGGTTCAGGACACGACTGCAGAAACACTGACAGGACTGCTGAATGGTATTGATTGGCTGCTGAGGCACTCTGGAGTCAAGCTATAGCCAATAAGACTGTAATGAAGCTACTGGATGTATCAAGTCACAAGTCACACTATTATAGGGGGTTGTGCTTTTGGTGGCGACCACAGTTATAccattacatttatttgttttcacaaTTGCAATTTTGGCTAAATGTTGTCCCTTAATTGACTTGttagattttttgaaaaaaagtgacatatttttacatttgtgaccctggaccacaaatccagtctaggctggggtatatttttagcaatgggtcaaaatgatagacttttcatttttgccaaaaatcattaggatattaagtaaagatcattagggttagttagggttaggttagttagggttaggttaggttagggttagggttatattagggttatattatatattttggaaattccctaccataaatatatagaaacttaatttttaatcattaatatgcattgctaagaacttcatttggacaacttcaaaggcaattttcttggtatttggatttttttgtcatatcctaacaaaccatacatcaatggaaatcttatttattcatctttcagatgatgcataaatctcaattttgaaaaactgacaTTTAAGACtagggtcacacacacatacacacatatatttaatcAGGGGAATAAAATGTATGTAGCTCTAAAGGTAATATTACACAAGCAAGAATGCTTTTTGCACTGAACATCAACATGTCTGAGATTTGACTGTAGCAGGTGATATTAAGAATCAGAATAACAAGTTATGATTGTAATACAGTGcagtttaataaagaaaaagttaATATTAAGGAACTTATATTTAAGACACAAATCCAAAGCAGAGCCATCCATCTCCAAACAAGGGTTTTTAAATGCATTGATTGAGTGAATTGAGTGATTTATTGATTCACTTCTTGTAGTCCCAGTGCTGTTTGACTAAATTTGCTGATATTTGCTCTTGGAACCTATCAAATTCAAGGACTGGAACTCTTGTATAAATATGGCTCACAGCATAACAGTTTCCTCTCTTTATGAAACTATCTTAGGTGaataatgcatataaaatatgtaacctCAGAATAATGATAGTTCAATTAATTTAACCctgtgctgtgctgaaaatcttttacctaatttggtgttcccatatttcaatattttagttTCGATATTTGGTAATAATATAGCATACCAAGAGATTTGTAGGAAATCCCTTGTAGCCTGGACATTTTTGGATGGAAACACCTCTGTGAGTAAAGTCAGTAAGATTTAGTCCAGAGTGTTAACATTAGCATTTTTGGGAAAAGGAAATCATATCTTGCTCACAATATTAATTGTCATATATTGTTCTTAATTATTCAGTATGGATCATTCTGTCTCATGAAGGGTGTTTTTCCTAATTTGTCCACAAAGAGGCAGCATTCTCAGCTTTATTAAGATGATATGTTCACAACAATAAGAACATTGACCTTGTATAATCTGCTGCTCAGTTTTATTCAGGGTGGAGGTCAACCAGTGGCCAGTGTTCAAGAAATATTTAGGTATTGCTTTGTCTGTCTTCTCTGTCGGAGACTCCCTGTGGCCCTGTTCTCTTCCTCtgtttaattaaagtgaaagccaGCCTATGCTTTCGGCATTTTACAGAAGTAATATGCTAAACGGAGTAATTAAAACTAATGCTAAAGTTCAGCCTAACTGAAGGCCACACTGCCACTGAGCATGCTTAAACTCTCAAACCGAGTCACTTTAAATAGTGAAAAATGGGACTCAATAGGAGGATAATGGTTGTGCAATGAGACAAGAATCAttgtcttttttctctttctgacATATTTTCAAGGTTGAGTGCTTGATAGATTAGACAGGTGGGGTTTTATATGACAAGTAACTCACTTCTGAGCACTAAGTACATGTACTAATAACACTAAAATCCATTCTGGTTGGAAGcagatgtaataaaaaaaatgtttagtccATTTTGTATTTTACTAGAGGAAGAACAGAACTGTTTTTTCTTGCTATCTCTTTTCTTACTCATAAAATGATTATGTATAGCAATAATCATTGTCTTGGGAAAGAAAAGagatgttttaaaatgaaaatgtaattgctGCAATTTGGATACATTAAGTCTAACCTGAATGATAGA encodes:
- the LOC132114448 gene encoding F-box only protein 4-like isoform X1, with the protein product MLSRSIVVQSLMSIRDRFFDTRRQRNEKSDGQGSSNEVTGPCLDNLTVDMQFLIMTFLSPQDLCRLGGTSTYWQSMVRDPVLWKYFLLRDMPLWQSVDHLSVPQVKLTGSALLDDPEMQLDYMAEYLRVCPACRNQWQYQPRAFESVTSFFQSLVPVSEPQFAMFGPGLEQLEISLMNTIMYSPHVLPLAGLPHRQIDGIGSGISFKYKDQHRFNIVTLYSTNRTERERARLEHVNLRNKIFVYEEDSESNIPLSIIPMFNQVCQAVNGFIFVANAETERGTDRGWEEECAQIRVMLDPAVGAVSRPILVLSCVSRETTDRRRISCVTIAHQLQLSSLPNPWMVQDTTAETLTGLLNGIDWLLRHSGVKL
- the LOC132114448 gene encoding F-box only protein 4-like isoform X2, producing MLSRSIVVQSLMSIRDRFFDTRRQRNEKSDGQGSSNEVTGPCLDNLTVDMQFLIMTFLSPQDLCRLGGTSTYWQSMVRDPVLWKYFLLRDMPLWQSVDHLSVPQVKLTGSALLDDPEMQLDYMAEYLRVCPACRNQWQYQPRAFESVTSFFQSLVPVSEPQFAMFGPGLEQLEISLMNTIMYSPHVLPLAGLPHRQIDGIGSGISFKYKDQHRFNIVTLYSTNRTERERARLEHVNLRNKIFVYEEDSESNIPLSIIPMFNQVCQAVNGFIFVANAETERDRGWEEECAQIRVMLDPAVGAVSRPILVLSCVSRETTDRRRISCVTIAHQLQLSSLPNPWMVQDTTAETLTGLLNGIDWLLRHSGVKL